CGATAAAATCCGGTCAGCGGATAGAGTGCAATTGACATAATTTCGAGACCTAAAAATAAGGTCAGAAGATCACTCGCGGCAACAAAAACTCCCATTCCAATCGTCGAGAAAAGAAGGAGCGCATAATATTCTGGTTGGGCCATAGCTCGCTGATGCACATAATCAGGAGAGATGAGAATCGTCAGCGCAACCGCAAAGAGACAGATCATCCATCCGAGAAAACTCAGGCGATCAAAAAAGAGCATGCCGAGAACTTCGCTGCCACCCGCAAGCCACAACTGCCATGAAAGAAAAAAGGCAATCACGACACCGACACAAGAAAGGAGTGAAAGAAGAGAACGAGACTGGCGCAAAAAACTTCCTAAAAAAAGGACGAGAAAAGCAACAGCGAGAATCACCAGCCATGGGGAAAAAAGAGAAAAGAAGTGAATCCAATTCATGGTTGCGTCACCTCGACGAGACCTTTTTCAAAGAGACCTCTTTCAAAACTCCATGATTCGGGTGACGCCGGAGGTGCTTCCGGGAGGGGCTCCCGCGATAAGTGGGAGTGCCGGAACACCGCAGGCGGCAGGACCCGTAACAATGAAACGTTTTGAAAGAGGTCTCTTTGTGCATTGGAAATTTCAACTCTTTTTGACAATTTCAAAAATGCTTCAGTGGAACGATCGATTTTTTCGAGCCACGGTTTTGGCCACACCCCAATGAGCAAGATGATCACCATCAAGGGGACAAGAATCAGATATTCACGAGCCGTGAGATCTGTAAGTCGTTTATTCTCTTCGTTGGTAAGTGAACCAAAAAAAACGCGCTGAATCGCCCAGAGCATATACCCAGCAGCTAAAATAACTCCGATCACCGCAAAAGAGGCGTACCACGTTTTGGTCTGAAAAGCGCCCAGCAGAATGAGAAACTCACCGACAAAATTATTGAGTCCCGGCATTCCGACTGAAGCAAAGGAGATAAAAAGAAAAACAGCAGCAAAAAGAGGAACAACTTTTGCAATCCCACCATAATCAGCAATGAGACGTGTATGACGTCGATGATACAGCATGCCAATCAGGAAAAAGAGAGCTCCTGTGGAAAGGCCGTGATTCACCATTTGCAACACCGCGCCACTCACCGCGTGAGGTTCGAGGGCAAAGAGTCCCAGCATCACAAAACCAAGATGAGAAACAGAGGAGTAAGCAACAAGACGTTTGATATCGGGCTGAATCATGGCGACAAGCGCTCCGTAAATAATTCCGATGACGGAGAGTGTCAGCATCAACGGTGCAAACTTCACGACTGCCAAAGGAAAAAGAGGAATGGCAAAACGATAAAAACCGTAGGTTCCCATTTTGAGCAGCACGCCCGCTAAAATCACGCTCCCTGCTGTTGGCGCTTCAGTGTGGGTATCCGGCAACCACGTGTGAAAAGGAAAGAGAGGAACTTTGATCGCAAACGCCAAAGCGAAAGCCCCAAAAAGCCACAGCTGCGCTGTTACAGGAAAACCCTTCTCGTACCATGCAATCAAATCAAATGTTCCACCACAGTACCATGCAGCATAGAGAATCGCGGCAAGCATTAAGACTGATCCGGTCATCGTATAGAGAAGAAACTTAAACGCGACACGAATGCGATTGCCACTCCCCCAAACACCCACCAAAAAATACATCGGGATAAGCACGAGCTCCCAAAAAATGTAGAAGAGAAAAAGATCAAGCGCCGCAAAAACTCCCATCATTCCGGTGGAGAGAAGAAGCAGAAGCATATAAAAGAGTTTGCAACTCTTTTCTATTTCGTTCCATGCGCTGAGGATAATAAGTGGAAGAAGAAATGCGGAGAGCAAGATAAGAATCATCCCCACCCCATCAACGCCGAGTCGATATGAGATCCCCAGGGATGGAATCCACGAAACCAATTCTGTGAGTTCAAAAGCACCAGAACCTGTAACGCGATTCCATGCCACCATCGATAAGGCAAACGTCACGAGACTCGTGAGCAGCGAAAGAAAACGAATTTCTCGGACGCGTGTTGCAGGGACAAAAAGAATCATCACCATTGCAAAAAGCGGAAGAAAAATAATCGTCGTTAACAAATGTGCATGTATCCAGCTCATATATACGATTCCGTGTCATCCCCGTGAAGACGGGGATCTCATGAGATTCCCGCTTTCGCGGGAATGACAACTTTTGAACTCCATTTTCTACAATGCCACATATCCCACAATCAACACCGCGCCGATTAAGAAATACAATAAATACTGTTGCAACACACCATTTTGACTCATCGACACCAAACGTGCCCAGAGTCCAATGGTGCGTGCGCTGCCATACACGAACAGACCATCGAGCGTCATCTCATCAATCCCTTTCCATAAAAAACGACGCGAACACCACAGAAGTGGACGAATGATGACCCGATCATAGAGTTCATCTACAAAATAACGATTCGCGATGAGCCAATAAAGCCGAGAAACTTTCTGAACCACTCGATCTGGAAAGCCACGCTTTTGTGTGTAGATCACCCAACCGAAAATGGAAAAGTGAAGCCCCCAAAGTGTGGTCACCACCATTAAAACAAGCTCAGTTGCGTGTGACGCTTCTCCACCATGTCCCATGGCCGTGGGAACAATATCGCGTAACCATTGCGACAGCAGATCTCTCCCTCCTAAAACTTCTGGAATTCCTAAAATACCGGCAAAGAGAGAGAAAAACGCAAGAATGAGGAGCGGAAGTGTCATTGACACAGGAGATTCGTGTATTTTTTTCCATTTCTCAGGAGGAAGTTCTGTCTTTCCAAAAAAGACTGAACCAACCAAACGAAAAATATAAAAGGAGGTGAGTCCCGCTCCTAAAAATCCAACAAACCATAAACCGACATGGCCACTGTTATACGCACTCCATAAAATAGCATCTTTAGAAAAAAAACCTGACGTCGGGAGAAGCCCTGCAAGCGCGAAAGAGCCAAGGACAAAGGTCCATGTCGTAATCGGAAGTTTTTTCTGTAAGCCTCCCATGCGACGCATATCTTGTTCGCCGTGCAGCGCATGAATCACACTCCCAGCGCCTAAAAAGAGAAGTGCTTTAAAAAAAGCGTGCGTCACAAGATGAAAAATGGCGCCAGAAAAAGCTCCGACACCACAGGCAAGAAACATATATCCGAGTTGCGAAACCGTCGAATAGGCGAGAACTTTTTTGATGTCGGTCGCGGTCACACCCATCGTCGCGGCAAAAACGACTGTCGTCGTTCCTATAATAGCGACAATATCCATTGCGACAGGAGAGAGAACATAGAGAAAATTGAGCCTCACGATCATATAGATCCCCGCGGTCACCATGGTCGCTGCGTGAATCAGTGCTGAGACAGGGGTCGGACCTGCCATAGCATCAGGCAACCAGACATAGAGGGGAATCTGCGCCGATTTTCCGCACGCTCCGATAAAAAGAAGAAGACAAAGAATGGTGGCAACAGGAGTAAAGTAAGCCACATGACGACTCATGGTTTCAAAATTAAAAAATCCAAGACTCGGATCTGCGCCCGTCGCAGACATCACCCCAAAGATCAGAAACATTCCTAAGAGAAAGGCAGCATCCCCAATGCGATTGACAATAAATGCTTTCGATCCCGCTTTTGCCTTTTCTGCATCTTCAAACCAAAAGCCGATCAGAAGATAAGAACAGAGCCCAACCCCTTCCCATCCCACAAACATCAGAAGAAGATTATCAGCGAGCACCAAAATCAACATGAAGAAGAGAAAAAGATTGAGCTCCATGAAATAACGCGCATATCCCGCATCGTGACTCATGTAGCCCA
The Deltaproteobacteria bacterium RIFCSPHIGHO2_02_FULL_44_16 DNA segment above includes these coding regions:
- a CDS encoding NADH-quinone oxidoreductase subunit L, whose translation is MLVWLIVAFPLLGALLNGMFAAISSHEATDRHRSIVSFIGVLMPLLGFAATIVCYFTLIGFEGTTPSLITGPLFTWTALPGLVIDIGLNVDELSLVLALIITGVGSLIHLYSVGYMSHDAGYARYFMELNLFLFFMLILVLADNLLLMFVGWEGVGLCSYLLIGFWFEDAEKAKAGSKAFIVNRIGDAAFLLGMFLIFGVMSATGADPSLGFFNFETMSRHVAYFTPVATILCLLLFIGACGKSAQIPLYVWLPDAMAGPTPVSALIHAATMVTAGIYMIVRLNFLYVLSPVAMDIVAIIGTTTVVFAATMGVTATDIKKVLAYSTVSQLGYMFLACGVGAFSGAIFHLVTHAFFKALLFLGAGSVIHALHGEQDMRRMGGLQKKLPITTWTFVLGSFALAGLLPTSGFFSKDAILWSAYNSGHVGLWFVGFLGAGLTSFYIFRLVGSVFFGKTELPPEKWKKIHESPVSMTLPLLILAFFSLFAGILGIPEVLGGRDLLSQWLRDIVPTAMGHGGEASHATELVLMVVTTLWGLHFSIFGWVIYTQKRGFPDRVVQKVSRLYWLIANRYFVDELYDRVIIRPLLWCSRRFLWKGIDEMTLDGLFVYGSARTIGLWARLVSMSQNGVLQQYLLYFLIGAVLIVGYVAL